The genomic stretch TGTCCGCAGGTCGTCGATGAAAACGGGAAGACAACCTCCGTAGACATCGGTTTTGTCGGAGAGATTGTCGGCGTTAAGCCAGATGTGCTCTTTACCTTGGATCAGGAAGGCTATATCCCGGTCCTCGCACCAAACGGTGTAGGAGATGATGATTGCACGTATAACGTCAACGCAGATACAATGGCAGGAGAGATAGCCGCCGCCCTCAGCGCAGAAAAGCTGATCCTGTTGACCGATCAACGCGGCATCCTACAAGATCTGAACGATGAATCCTCGCTGATGTCGAGAATAAGAACCAACGAAATTGAAGGGTTAATTGACGATGGGGTACTTGGTTCAGGCATGTTGCCAAAAGTTGAAGCGTGCGTGACCGCACTCAAGGGCGGGGTTTGGAAAACACATATTATTGACGGTCGCATCAACCATGCGATCCTGTTAGAGGTTTTCACGCAATCGGGCATTGGAACTGAGATTGTCGGATAGGAAGCACAAAGTCTAGGCAACCGTAACCATCGCACCAACGTTGTTTGCATTTGTGATAAAGCAGGATCCACCATCCGGCAGCGTTTGGAGGAACG from Candidatus Poribacteria bacterium encodes the following:
- the argB gene encoding acetylglutamate kinase, whose translation is VMQDVVLMKYIGMNPVVVHGGGNQISEWMRRVGKEAEFVQGLRVTDAETVEIAEMVLAGVINKEIVSLINLHGGKAVGLCGKDANLIRVQKYCPQVVDENGKTTSVDIGFVGEIVGVKPDVLFTLDQEGYIPVLAPNGVGDDDCTYNVNADTMAGEIAAALSAEKLILLTDQRGILQDLNDESSLMSRIRTNEIEGLIDDGVLGSGMLPKVEACVTALKGGVWKTHIIDGRINHAILLEVFTQSGIGTEIVG